In one Candidatus Acidulodesulfobacterium acidiphilum genomic region, the following are encoded:
- a CDS encoding class I SAM-dependent methyltransferase encodes MTEDNFYRDFENKNRGSRELIKERLKVYLPFVSPLHVIYPDCVAFDIGCGRGEWLELMSEIGFEAYGCDIDEGMLRACYERGLSATKQEAVSFLKSLPDESHVVISAFHVIEHISFDDLRTLVSESLRVLKPGGLLILETPNIENINVATNNFYLDSTHKRPIPPLMLSYLPEYYGFKRVKLLRLQESLELATKDKIKLIDILKGVSPDIAVVAQKDASVEIMSLFNQAFNENYGITLDDLAERYDVFIENKIDFISKELQSVYQSKSWKITNPLRRLAKFIRWFKNGSIAWLTFAPQSRPRRIARKLLIKAKDYVLKKPKLKAKIKLALKPFPSLLIRLKRIGYSNIDNTEVKSKELQSVYQSKDELSKEEVSDLSPRVQKIYLDLKNAVEEGKNKCV; translated from the coding sequence ATGACGGAAGATAATTTTTATAGAGATTTTGAGAATAAAAATCGTGGCTCACGAGAATTAATAAAAGAAAGACTTAAAGTGTACTTGCCTTTTGTATCGCCATTGCATGTAATTTATCCTGATTGTGTAGCGTTTGATATTGGTTGCGGTAGGGGAGAGTGGCTTGAATTAATGTCTGAAATTGGTTTTGAAGCTTACGGGTGTGATATTGATGAGGGCATGTTAAGGGCTTGTTATGAGCGAGGTTTGTCTGCAACAAAGCAGGAAGCAGTGTCTTTTTTAAAATCTTTGCCAGATGAGAGTCATGTTGTGATATCGGCATTTCATGTTATAGAGCATATTTCGTTTGACGACCTTAGAACTTTAGTATCTGAGTCTTTGCGAGTTTTAAAACCAGGGGGGCTATTGATACTTGAAACCCCAAATATTGAGAATATAAATGTAGCTACCAATAATTTCTATTTAGATTCTACACATAAGCGTCCGATACCGCCTTTGATGTTATCTTATCTGCCGGAATATTACGGTTTTAAACGAGTTAAACTTTTGAGATTACAAGAATCATTAGAACTTGCAACTAAAGATAAGATAAAATTGATTGATATACTTAAAGGCGTGAGTCCAGATATTGCTGTAGTTGCGCAAAAAGATGCATCAGTCGAAATTATGAGTTTGTTTAACCAAGCATTTAATGAAAATTACGGCATAACCTTGGATGATTTAGCTGAACGTTATGATGTCTTTATAGAAAATAAAATTGATTTTATATCCAAGGAACTTCAGAGCGTATATCAAAGCAAATCGTGGAAAATTACAAATCCTCTTCGTAGATTAGCCAAGTTTATTAGATGGTTTAAGAACGGTTCTATTGCTTGGCTTACATTTGCGCCGCAAAGCAGGCCAAGAAGAATTGCCAGAAAACTTTTAATAAAAGCTAAAGATTATGTTTTAAAAAAACCAAAGCTAAAAGCCAAAATCAAATTAGCCTTAAAGCCATTTCCTAGTTTGCTTATTAGGCTAAAAAGAATTGGATATAGTAACATTGATAATACAGAAGTTAAATCCAAGGAACTTCAGAGCGTATATCAAAGCAAAGACGAACTATCCAAGGAAGAGGTATCTGATTTATCTCCTCGTGTGCAAAAAATATATTTGGATTTAAAAAATGCTGTTGAAGAAGGAAAAAATAAATGCGTATAG
- a CDS encoding ABC transporter ATP-binding protein, which yields MHRYDSEYAIEAENISKVFRRLSSHTTLKKAFIDLITFNKNKQVKMLKFTALENVSFKVKKGETFGIIGPNGAGKSTLLKILCGIMKPTTGRIAVNGSLSALLELGTGFHPELTGRENILINGLILGLSKKEIMTKYDEIIEFSGVKDFIDEPIKTYSSGMQVRLSFSVAVNVNPDVLVLDEVLAVGDAEFQAKSRKRIEEFINGGRTVLLVSHDKKSILDYCSEAMLLYKGNVVATGQTRDVVDKYEEIETAKN from the coding sequence ATGCACCGTTATGATTCAGAATATGCTATCGAAGCAGAAAATATTTCTAAGGTTTTTAGAAGATTGTCATCGCATACGACGCTTAAAAAAGCTTTTATAGATTTAATTACTTTCAATAAAAATAAACAGGTAAAAATGTTAAAATTTACGGCCTTAGAAAACGTAAGTTTTAAAGTAAAAAAGGGAGAAACGTTCGGCATAATAGGTCCTAACGGCGCCGGAAAAAGCACTTTGTTAAAAATATTGTGCGGTATAATGAAACCCACTACCGGACGCATTGCCGTCAACGGTTCCTTGTCTGCCCTCCTTGAACTCGGCACCGGTTTTCACCCAGAACTTACGGGCAGGGAAAATATTCTTATAAACGGACTGATTTTAGGTTTAAGCAAAAAAGAAATAATGACTAAATACGACGAAATAATAGAATTCAGCGGCGTGAAAGATTTTATAGACGAGCCTATTAAGACATATTCGAGCGGAATGCAGGTAAGGCTTTCTTTTTCGGTTGCCGTAAACGTAAATCCTGATGTTCTTGTATTGGACGAGGTTTTAGCGGTAGGCGACGCCGAATTTCAGGCTAAAAGCAGAAAAAGGATAGAAGAGTTTATTAACGGCGGAAGAACCGTCTTATTGGTAAGCCACGATAAAAAATCGATATTAGACTACTGCAGCGAAGCTATGCTTCTATATAAAGGGAATGTTGTTGCGACAGGGCAAACACGAGATGTGGTAGATAAATATGAAGAAATTGAAACAGCTAAAAATTAA